TTATGAGAACATTGCTTACGCCATGGAGGTTGTTGGTGAAAGTCGTCGCAACATCAAAAAACGTGTTATGGAAGTCTTGGACCTTGTCGGTTTGAAGCACAAGGTTCGTTCATTCCCGAATGAACTTTCAGGTGGTGAGCAACAACGTATCGCCATCGCGCGTGCTATCGTAAACAATCCTAAGGTTTTGATTGCCGACGAACCAACAGGAAACTTGGACCCAGATAACTCATGGGAAATCATGAACCTCTTGGAACGTATCAATCTTCAAGGAACAACTGTTTTGATGGCGACCCACAACAGCCAAATCGTAAATACCTTGCGCCACCGCGTTATTGCCATCGAGAATGGTCGCGTGGTACGTGATGAAGCGAAAGGAGAGTACGGATACGATGATTAGTAGATTTTTCCGCCATCTGTTCGAAGCTTTAAAGAGTTTAAAGCGTAATGGATGGATGACCATTGCTGCCATCAGTTCAGTAATGATTACCTTGACCTTGGTTGCTATCTTTGCTTCAGTTATTTTTAACACTGCGAAATTAGCAACTGATATTGAAAACAACGTCCGCGTCATGGTTTATGTTCGTAAAGACGTTGAAGACAACAGTGAAACCATTGTAAAAGAAGGCCAAACAGTCACGAACAATGACTACCACAAGGTCTATAACGCCCTTAAAGCTCTGCCAGCCGTTAAAAATGTAACCTTCTCAAGTAAAGAAGAGCAGTACCAAAAGCTGACTGAAACTATGGGTGACGAGTGGAAGGTGTTTGAAGGAGATGCAAACCCTCTTCATGATGCCTACATCGTAGATACCAATTCACCAAGTGATGTAAAACCTGTAGCTGAAGAAGCTAAGAAGATTGAAGGTGTCTCTGAAGTTCAAGACGGTGGTGCCAATACCGAACGTCTCTTCAAGTTGGCTTCCTTCATCCGTGTATGGGGATTGGTCATCGCAGGACTCTTGATCTTTATCGCAGTCTTCTTGATTTCAAATACCATCCGTATTACTATCATTTCACGTAGCCGTGAAATCCAAATCATGCGTTTGGTTGGTGCCAAGAACGGTTACATCCGTGGCCCATTCTTGCTAGAAGGTGCCTTTATCGGATTGTTGGGAGCAGCTCTTCCATCAGCATTGGTTTACTTTATCTATAACCGAGTTTTCCAATCTGTCAACCCATCCTTGGTTGGTCAAAACCTATCTTTGATTACACCGAATACCTTTATTCCATTGATGATCGGCCTCTTGTTCCTCATCGGAATCTGTATCGGTTCACTAGGTTCAGGAATCTCAATGCGTCGATTCTTGAAAATCTAAGTCACATAACTGGATAAAACACATAAAAAAGTGGGATGTCATCAAGACTTCACAGCTCTTGATGCCCCGCTTTTTCTTTTGGTCTTGGTGCTCAGTCGCTTGCCAATTTTGGGTAAAGAGTGTATGATAGGAAAGGACCTTTTTACTAATATGAAAAATGAATGAGGAAAAGATGAAACAATTTTTGGAAAAAGTGAGCATACTCTCCCTATCGTTAGTATTGATCACATCGTTTTCAATTTCGAGTGCCCTACCTGCCATGTTTGACTATTATCAGGGCTATTCGACTGGTCAGGTCGAACTCTTGGTCAGCCTCCCATCCTTTGGGATTATGGCCATGCTTTTATTAAACGGAGTTCTAGAGCGTATTTTTCCTGAACGCCTCCAGTTGACCTTGGGACTTTTGATTTTATCCATCAGTGGAACAGCACCTTTCTGGTATCAGGGTTATTACTTTGTCTTTGCGACACGCTTACTATTTGGGCTTGGAGTAGGAATGCTCAATGCCAAGGCCATCTCGATCATCAGTGAACGCTATCACGGGAAAACTCGTATCCAGATGCTTGGTTTCCGAGGATCGGCTGAGGTAGTAGGAGCATCCATCTTGACTTTGGCAGTCGGTCAGCTCTTAGCCTTTGGCTGGACAGCAACTTTCCTAGCCTATGCAGCAGGCTTGGTAGTCTTGCTG
The window above is part of the Streptococcus sp. Marseille-Q6470 genome. Proteins encoded here:
- the ftsE gene encoding cell division ATP-binding protein FtsE, whose translation is MSIIEMRDVVKKYDNGTTALRGITVNIDAGEFAYIVGPSGAGKSTFIRALYREVKIDKGSLQVAGYNLVKIKKKDIPYLRRNVGVVFQDYKLLPKKTVYENIAYAMEVVGESRRNIKKRVMEVLDLVGLKHKVRSFPNELSGGEQQRIAIARAIVNNPKVLIADEPTGNLDPDNSWEIMNLLERINLQGTTVLMATHNSQIVNTLRHRVIAIENGRVVRDEAKGEYGYDD
- the ftsX gene encoding permease-like cell division protein FtsX, producing the protein MISRFFRHLFEALKSLKRNGWMTIAAISSVMITLTLVAIFASVIFNTAKLATDIENNVRVMVYVRKDVEDNSETIVKEGQTVTNNDYHKVYNALKALPAVKNVTFSSKEEQYQKLTETMGDEWKVFEGDANPLHDAYIVDTNSPSDVKPVAEEAKKIEGVSEVQDGGANTERLFKLASFIRVWGLVIAGLLIFIAVFLISNTIRITIISRSREIQIMRLVGAKNGYIRGPFLLEGAFIGLLGAALPSALVYFIYNRVFQSVNPSLVGQNLSLITPNTFIPLMIGLLFLIGICIGSLGSGISMRRFLKI